In a genomic window of Zingiber officinale cultivar Zhangliang chromosome 9B, Zo_v1.1, whole genome shotgun sequence:
- the LOC122022468 gene encoding protein FAR1-RELATED SEQUENCE 9-like has translation MTTTQRSESMNSIVKKYVTYKHKFLDFFNHVQRLLDDRRYEELKADFRSNTTVPYLMFPIEILKHASEIYTPETYKCFQQEWCLSHDSSIEICEDVDTFIKYKVTPHKKRNHHIVTLDKKCEKIECSCKKFEFARILCSHILKIFTWKNIMKILSEYVLKRWTRKAKIGYFEVNDSMTNNTSLDLKLIQNMRYKELCGLNVQLVTKAAERDDTYKFVKDAMLSLCKMVDDKLQVNESNVQQSNVSQASWEFDYGEGNSTGVKGIKMKKKTMSGKRLKGGLEKISRKRKAARKTNQTSTIGVDQTISSVPSVQCDSISHQPINYVPTIGSSVSSFNMAETQFPPLLTSQLSQVQLPFVQFAGPPPAASSA, from the exons atgactacaacccaaagaagtgagagcatgaatagTATTGTGAAAAAATATGTCACTTATAAACACAAGTTTTTAGATTTCTTCAATCACGTCCAAAGACTCCTTGATGATCGTCGATATGAGGAATTAAAAGCTGATTTCAGATCAAATACAACTGTTCCATATTTAATGTTTCCAATTGAGATTTTAAAGCATGCTAGTGAAATTTATACTCCTGAGACatacaagtgttttcaacaagaGTGGTGCCTATCTCATGATTCTAGTATAGAAATTTGTGAGGATGTTGATACATTTATAAAATATAAAGTTACTCCTCACAAAAAGAGAAATCATCATATAGTTACACTTGATAAGAAGTGTGAAAAAATTGAGTGTAGCTGTAAAAAATTTGAATTTGCTAGAATTTTATGTTCTCATATTCTGAAAATATTTAcatggaaaaatatcatgaagatcCTTAGTGAGTATGTATTGAAAAGGTGGACAAGAAAAGCAAAAATTGGATATTTTGAAGTTAATGATTCAATGACCAATAATACTAGTTTGGatctaaaattaattcaaaacatGCGATACAAAGAGTTGTGTGGGTTGAATGTTCAATTGGTTACCAAGGCAGCGGAAAGGGATGACACTTACAAGTTTGTTAAAGATGCTATGTTGAGCTTATGTAAGATGGTGGATGATAAATTACAAGTTAATGAATCAAATGTCCAACAATCAAATGTGAGCCAAGCATCATGGGAATTTGATTATGGTGAAGGAAACTCTACTGGAGTAAAAGGgattaaaatgaagaaaaaaacgaTGTCAGGTAAGAGGTTGAAAGGTGGGTTAGAGAAGatttcaaggaaaagaaaagcaGCGAGGAAAACAAACCAAACTTCAACAATT GGTGTAGATCAAACTATTTCCAGTGTGCCCAGTGTACAATGTGACTCGATTAGTCATCAA ccTATAAATTATGTGCCAACAATTGGTAGCTCTGTTAGTAGTTTCAATATGGCCGAGACTCAATTTCCACCATTATTGACATCACAACTTTCTCAG GTGCAATTACCATTTGTGCAGTTTGCTGGACCACCTCCTGCGGCCTCCTCCGCTTAG
- the LOC122023231 gene encoding nuclear transport factor 2B-like, with protein MARCVIFNDFRVLFNAFASNPHALGGLYLDYSMLTIIEGENIQGAAAIAAKLTSHPFQLCAHAISTVDSQPLGHPGGVLVFVSGSLQLGGEQHPHKFSQVSRFLPVCGF; from the exons ATGGCCCGGTGCGTGATCTTTAACGATTTCCGTGTCCTCTTTAACGCTTTCGCCAG CAACCCGCACGCGCTCGGAGGGCTCTACCTGGACTACTCCATGCTCACCATTATTGAGGGCGAGAATATCCAGGGTGCGGCTGCAATTGCCGCTAAACTCACTTCTCACCCCTTCCAGCTGTGCGCCCATGCCATCTCCACCGTCGATTCCCAACCCTTAGGACATCCTGGTGGTGTTCTTGTCTTCGTTAGCGGATCCCTCCAACTTGGCGGCGAGCAACATCCTCACAAGTTCAGCCAAGTATCTCGTTTTTTACCCGTTTGTGGATTCTAA